A genomic stretch from Phoenix dactylifera cultivar Barhee BC4 unplaced genomic scaffold, palm_55x_up_171113_PBpolish2nd_filt_p 001140F, whole genome shotgun sequence includes:
- the LOC120108035 gene encoding uncharacterized protein LOC120108035, with translation MESVEEETWTGSDEGSGGDGSSSHGGSGGQYGTHETQPEGGLYFTGESQFMGATQDTDHGRPPDRDREDIIGYRRRAPRGRSGRQDTTADPRTYGYGFYYPQPQPDEYGYGALDFASAIFGWAPTQSEDTSQSQSVSERSDSFYNLARVPSDWVDLPPPDYTYDPDIYESHRHSSRF, from the coding sequence atggagagtgtcgaggaagagacttggactggcagcgatgaaggttctggtggtgatggatcttctagccatggagggagcggaggacagtatggtactCATGAGACACAGCCGGAGGGTGGTCTTTATTTCACCGGTGAGTCTCAATTTATGGGTGCTACACAGGATACGGACCACGGTCGACCACCTGATAGAGATCGTGAGGATATTATTGGATATAGAagacgggctcctcgaggtcgttcaggaagacaggatacgactgcagatccgaggacatacggatacggattctattatccacagcctcagcctgacgaatacggatatggtgcattggattttgcttccgccatatttggatgggcccctacacaatcagaggacacctctcagagccagagcgtgAGCGAGAGATCCGACAGTTTTTATAACCTGGCGCGTGTTCCTTCTGATTGGGTTGATTTgcctcctcctgattatacttatgatccagatatctacgagagccatcggcactcgtcccgattttag